The following proteins are co-located in the Diorhabda carinulata isolate Delta chromosome 4, icDioCari1.1, whole genome shotgun sequence genome:
- the LOC130893000 gene encoding probable serine/threonine-protein kinase DDB_G0291350, whose amino-acid sequence MEKGMTLRDGKQIRAEGESDEEERRHGMGDFQVHYMEQDHNEETERTETEEMIENQTAENSQKKKERMDIMNIKEIIRDHLENHALIWFSAREKDMSEFQDFETAFLQYFWGENTQSTIREQLYFGKFDENRSHSLNNYAIQLHAMTQYLEPPIPEEEIVMFIARHFKAELAETIAIQNIRKLDQLSINYNTNTNNRNNNDSYRQNNYNDRNNRQYRGLERRNSEGNMQRGNGDQETRRVNFQRINQDRRNRSESRDDDVTNINETRLHTAQIYRENTRQTTEQINDNENF is encoded by the exons atggaaaaaggaaTGACACTCAGAGATGGGAAACAAATAAGAGCAGAAGGAGAATCAGATGAAGAAGAAAGGAGACATGGAATGGGTGATTTCCAAGTACATTATATGGAACAAGACCATAATGAAGAAACAGAGAGAACtgaaacagaagaaatgatagaaaatcAAACAGCAGAAAATTCACAGAAAAAGAAAGAGAGGATGGATATAATGA acataaaggaaataataagaGATCATTTAGAAAATCATGCGTTAATATGGTTTTCTGCCAGGGAAAAAGATATGTCggaatttcaagattttgaaacggcatttttacaatatttctggGGGGAAAATACTCAATCAACCATCAGGGAACAATTATATTTCGGAAAGTTTGATGAAAATAGAAGCCATAGTTTGAACAATTATGCAATCCAACTACATGCGATGACACAATATCTGGAACCACCAATCCCTGAGGAGGAAATCGTTATGTTCATAGCAAGGCATTTCAAGGCAGAATTGGCTGAGACCattgcaatacaaaatataagaaaattggaTCAATTATCTAT AAACTACAATACTAATACTAACAATAGAAACAACAATGATTCATAcagacaaaataattataatgacagGAACAATAGACAATATAGAGGACTGGAGAGAAGAAATTCTGAAGGAAATATGCAAAGAGGAAATGGAGATCAAGAGACAAGAagagtaaattttcaaagaatcaaTCAAGATAGAAGAAATAGATCAGAAAGCAGAGATGATGatgtaacaaatataaatgagaCAAGATTACATACAGCACAAATATATAGGGAAAATACAAGACAGACAACTGAACAAATAAatgacaatgaaaatttttaa